The Fusarium poae strain DAOMC 252244 chromosome 2, whole genome shotgun sequence nucleotide sequence TGGCATGGAGGGAACAACCGGAGCGAGAATGCCACTGATGTCCTCTGAGCGGGACTTCAGAGATGGATAATATGTTTCCAAGTGACTGTGTTGCTTGCAAACAATAACTGTACCCAATAGATTACCTGAAGCATCTTTTGCTCGAACAATGCCGCTCAACTTCGTTTCTGACAATGCATGGCGGTATAATTCTAGCACCTCTGGGCTTGCGTGGCTTCGAACATGGTTCAGCACGCCATCTGCGTTGTCTAAACCGTGGATCAGATCAAAACTTATACCAGCTCTTTGTATACTCTGGGGTAATCCTTCTGGGGCAGACCAGTTTACCAGGTCTTGAATGACCATGTTCGATACGCGTCGGGGAAACTGCACATCCCAACCACTATTTGCGAACCACTCTTTAATAGTGTTCACCTCGACATCAACGGGGATACCAAGGAAAACCCCAGGAAATGCAGAGCCAATCTGCACCTGCTTGATCCCTCGACGTTGCAAGAGGCTCCTCATTGCCCGTCGGTGAAGAGACCTTCCGATAGACACATCACGCTTGGTGGGCTCGACAAACACACCACCCATGACGCCGACGCCATGGGCATAATAAGTGGCAGCGAATCCATACAAAGCATTTGTGCTACTGTTTCTGACAACAAAGTGGGACTCGGCAATGTTGGGGTTATTCAGCTGAAACGAGGCGGCCGTTGTTGCACGTATGAATTGTAGATCTGGTGCACTTGCTCGGTGGACAGCCCTAAGAAGGTCATTCAACCCCGATGCGTCGCGTCCGGAGCTGTACTCCTCGACCAGCCAGTGCTGCCTGGACTTGACCACTTTTTTGCTCTTCCGCAACGTGCCAGGGAGCGTACCAAGTGGTGTGATCTCTCCCACAAGAGTCCTCGCGAGAGCATGCAATGCGTTTTCGGTGAAGTCAAATGTACAGACGTAGGTACCAATGGACTTGTCCATCGCAAAGTCATATGGGGAGCTAACTGCAACTACAATCAGTTGCTTCTTCTGGCCTCTAGTTCGCAGCATGGAGCACATCATGTCGACATGTTTTGTGAAGCCAGCCTGGTAGAGATTCCGGTTGGCATCAGCGGTGACAATAATGATACAGGATGCTCTGTGGATTAAATTCTCATGCACTATAGTTGGTCAGAACGGTGAACCTCCAAAAGAGGTAACAGTCTTACCTGGACGAACACCATTGGCAGTATAGCTGGTATGAAGCAGTTTCTCATTGCGAGCCCGAGCAAGCGATTTGCCAAACTCTCGAAAGACACCTTCTCCGCTTAGAATTGCACGACGATCGCGGCCATCATTATGCGCCCACATCTCATGTGGCCCCTCTGCCTGGTTTTGGTTGTCCTTGGCAGCAAGCAGTTTCTTGGTGAGAGAAGATGCAGGGAGAGGTTTTACCAAGGGGGTTAGCAGCAGGAGTTCTTCTCCTGGGTGCATTGATGCTGTGAGCGGAATGAGTTTCTCCTTGTCTCGAATAATTGTTATCGAGTCATCGTAGGCACGGAGAGACAATGCAAGGTGAGATGGATGGAGTtgagagagaagagaaatgCCTGGAGGGTTCAAAGCCTTTTCCCATGAGGTACAGGTCGATTTGAGGTTGAGCACCCTTCTCAGAGACGTGAATATTCTCTCCTTACTGACAATACCATTCTCATAGCCCAACTTGAGACCCTTGATGGCTTCAAGCTGGACATCGTAGGCGCGACATAGAAGGACAAGATCACAACCTGCCTCGACAGCCATAATGACACCATTTTGGACACCCAGCTCATGACTGAGAGCCTCCATCTCTAGACATTCCGAGATTGCCACACCGTTGAATCCGAGCTCATCTCGAAGCAACTCGTCCACGACTTGCTCGGATAGACAAGCGTGACTGACATTCATGGATGGGTTGGAAATACCGCAACCTCCAACAAACATGGCATCCAATTTTCCTGATGCAACAGCATTACGGAATGGAACAAGAGCACTTATGCTCAACTCTTCCAGTGTTTGAGTAATGATAGGCACATCTAGATTTGAGCCAAGGAAGTTGAGATTTCCATAAGAGGGAAAATGCTTTCCGCAAGAGGCTATTCCTGCATCACGGATTCCTCTTAGGGCAGCAAGACCATACTGAGAAACTTCTTGCGGGTCGTCACCAGTAGCGCGTACTCCCAGTGGTTGATATCGAGCATTATtcaaaacatcaaggacAGGGCCCAGCATGAGGTTCACACCACAGGCT carries:
- a CDS encoding hypothetical protein (TransMembrane:1 (o857-880i)~CAZy:GH3): MAHTDNSDLDPSWQDLDRAIGQILIMGWDGTEVTPQIRTLIEDHHLGSIILTAKNLKSAQQTAELVQELQTIAKNAGHLQPLLIALDQENGGVNSLFDEDYVCQFPSAMGVAATGRADLAYEVTKATATEISACGVNLMLGPVLDVLNNARYQPLGVRATGDDPQEVSQYGLAALRGIRDAGIASCGKHFPSYGNLNFLGSNLDVPIITQTLEELSISALVPFRNAVASGKLDAMFVGGCGISNPSMNVSHACLSEQVVDELLRDELGFNGVAISECLEMEALSHELGVQNGVIMAVEAGCDLVLLCRAYDVQLEAIKGLKLGYENGIVSKERIFTSLRRVLNLKSTCTSWEKALNPPGISLLSQLHPSHLALSLRAYDDSITIIRDKEKLIPLTASMHPGEELLLLTPLVKPLPASSLTKKLLAAKDNQNQAEGPHEMWAHNDGRDRRAILSGEGVFREFGKSLARARNEKLLHTSYTANGVRPVHENLIHRASCIIIVTADANRNLYQAGFTKHVDMMCSMLRTRGQKKQLIVVAVSSPYDFAMDKSIGTYVCTFDFTENALHALARTLVGEITPLGTLPGTLRKSKKVVKSRQHWLVEEYSSGRDASGLNDLLRAVHRASAPDLQFIRATTAASFQLNNPNIAESHFVVRNSSTNALYGFAATYYAHGVGVMGGVFVEPTKRDVSIGRSLHRRAMRSLLQRRGIKQVQIGSAFPGVFLGIPVDVEVNTIKEWFANSGWDVQFPRRVSNMVIQDLVNWSAPEGLPQSIQRAGISFDLIHGLDNADGVLNHVRSHASPEVLELYRHALSETKLSGIVRAKDASGNLLGTVIVCKQHSHLETYYPSLKSRSEDISGILAPVVPSMPLATLTLQGLAFMGVRQARNNKATKVVMGSAVDDGTESLTAMGFETLQAFEEITNSPENFSSLA